One genomic region from Saprospiraceae bacterium encodes:
- a CDS encoding heavy metal translocating P-type ATPase metal-binding domain-containing protein: MYSAKVRESIDTDVKCIHCGSSCDEDIVIEKNLYFCCTGCQSVYRILHDSDLEQYYCSIESPGTKRLIKAAQYPALDKPELARYFIIYQDDSIVKGSFYLPAIHCSSCIWLLEHLSKINPGIVHSAVNFTTKRIYFTFNTETVTIRQVAELLSSIGYEPQIEFDRVEFKEKSSKTELIQLGIVGFCFANIMLLSFPEYLGMDRVSDPILIRVFRFLNIALSVPVLIIAGKTFIYSAYTALRQKFANIDLAVTLAILVTFFRSIYDILNDVGLGYLDSMSGIVFFMLLGRYLQDKTYSNLQFNRKVESFFPISVDVLEQGDIVQSKYIQDVKKGEVLYVRRGEVIPIDGQIIEGDSRIDYSFITGESKPVTAKLDTLIYAGGKVLTNAIKILVTKPFSQSDFVQLWSDDSFKNERQNKSKWTDRIAAYFTVGVILIALFAFAYWWQIDRSLALNSFTAVLIVACPCALLLSSTYTLGFMAQKLSMAGFFVKHTSAIERLAEIDHIIFDKTGTLTVSDDAEVILAYASWDSWEKNAALSLINQSMHPLSHAIIKFEKKFIKYEILSWNEIGGKGLEGWVNDLYIKIGSPDFLNQTHTQISASEVIISIDGVLKAKYEVYNTIKPKVVQMVNSLQKYDLSLLSGDTDRLQDELKTVFPSNMGFSFFQSPQQKLDYVKSRQNLGEKVLMIGDGLNDAGALKQSDVGIAVVNHYSAFAPACDVILNTKHVSQLEVFLQTCKNSKRLIYISFIYSLIYNSIGIYFGVTGTLQPVIAAILMPLSSIGVIFISYIGSHLISKPLVNS, from the coding sequence ATGTATAGTGCCAAAGTAAGAGAATCTATTGACACAGATGTAAAATGCATTCACTGTGGAAGCAGTTGTGATGAAGATATCGTAATTGAAAAGAACCTTTACTTTTGTTGCACAGGCTGTCAAAGTGTCTACAGAATTTTGCATGATTCTGACTTAGAGCAATATTATTGTTCAATAGAAAGTCCAGGCACAAAAAGATTGATCAAGGCCGCCCAATATCCCGCACTTGATAAGCCTGAATTAGCTAGATACTTCATTATCTATCAAGATGACAGTATTGTAAAAGGATCTTTTTATTTGCCTGCTATTCATTGCAGTTCATGTATTTGGTTATTGGAACATTTATCTAAAATCAACCCTGGTATTGTTCATTCAGCGGTAAATTTTACGACAAAACGAATATATTTTACTTTTAATACCGAAACAGTTACCATTAGACAAGTAGCTGAATTACTTTCCTCTATTGGGTATGAACCACAAATTGAATTTGACCGCGTGGAATTCAAAGAAAAGAGTTCTAAAACCGAGTTAATTCAATTAGGGATAGTGGGATTTTGTTTTGCCAATATTATGTTGTTGAGTTTTCCTGAATATCTTGGAATGGATAGAGTCAGTGACCCCATTCTGATTAGAGTTTTTAGATTTCTCAATATTGCGCTGTCGGTGCCAGTGCTTATTATTGCAGGTAAAACTTTTATTTATAGTGCTTACACCGCTTTAAGGCAAAAGTTTGCCAATATAGATCTTGCGGTAACTTTGGCCATTTTGGTTACTTTTTTCAGAAGTATATATGACATTTTGAATGATGTCGGCCTTGGTTATCTGGATAGCATGAGCGGGATAGTTTTTTTTATGCTTTTAGGAAGGTACCTGCAGGACAAGACCTATTCCAATCTACAGTTTAATCGAAAGGTTGAATCATTTTTTCCTATTTCAGTGGATGTTCTTGAGCAAGGGGATATTGTCCAATCCAAGTATATCCAGGATGTTAAAAAGGGGGAGGTTTTATATGTTCGTAGAGGTGAGGTTATACCAATCGACGGTCAAATAATCGAAGGTGATAGCCGGATTGATTATAGTTTTATTACAGGAGAATCAAAACCGGTCACGGCAAAGTTGGATACACTTATCTATGCTGGAGGCAAAGTCCTCACCAATGCTATTAAAATATTGGTGACAAAACCATTTTCACAAAGTGATTTTGTGCAACTATGGAGTGATGATTCTTTCAAAAATGAACGCCAAAATAAATCTAAATGGACCGATCGAATCGCTGCTTACTTTACTGTGGGGGTCATTCTAATCGCACTTTTCGCTTTTGCCTATTGGTGGCAAATTGACAGGAGCCTGGCATTAAATTCATTTACTGCTGTATTGATAGTAGCATGTCCATGTGCATTGTTACTCAGTTCCACCTATACATTGGGATTTATGGCTCAGAAATTAAGTATGGCTGGCTTCTTTGTAAAACATACCTCTGCCATAGAAAGACTTGCTGAGATTGATCATATTATATTTGATAAAACCGGGACTTTAACTGTATCCGATGATGCAGAAGTTATTCTTGCTTATGCTTCATGGGATTCATGGGAAAAAAATGCTGCTTTAAGCCTGATCAATCAGTCTATGCATCCGCTGAGTCATGCCATAATTAAATTTGAAAAGAAATTTATAAAATATGAGATTTTATCATGGAATGAAATCGGCGGAAAGGGACTCGAGGGTTGGGTAAATGATCTGTACATCAAGATTGGTAGTCCTGACTTTTTAAATCAAACGCACACCCAGATATCTGCGTCAGAAGTCATTATTAGTATAGATGGTGTACTTAAAGCTAAATACGAAGTATATAATACTATCAAGCCTAAGGTGGTTCAAATGGTTAATAGCCTGCAAAAGTACGACTTGTCTTTATTGAGCGGCGACACAGACCGGTTACAAGATGAACTGAAAACGGTATTCCCGTCCAATATGGGATTCTCTTTTTTTCAGAGCCCACAACAAAAGTTGGATTATGTTAAGTCCAGGCAGAATCTGGGCGAAAAAGTTTTAATGATAGGTGATGGCTTAAATGATGCCGGGGCCTTAAAACAAAGTGATGTAGGCATTGCTGTGGTGAATCATTACAGTGCTTTTGCTCCTGCTTGTGATGTAATTTTGAATACAAAGCATGTGAGCCAACTTGAGGTATTCCTACAGACTTGCAAGAACTCTAAAAGATTGATATACATATCATTTATATATTCATTAATTTACAATTCAATTGGTATATATTTTGGAGTGACTGGTACTTTACAACCGGTCATAGCTGCTATTCTCATGCCACTTTCCTCTATTGGAGTTATTTTTATCAGTTATATTGGTAGCCATTTGATTTCAAAACCATTAGTAAATTCATAA
- a CDS encoding sulfite exporter TauE/SafE family protein yields MIFAAFLLGLASSIHCIGMCGPLVLMLPFGNTWDGKSLLRFFLYGISKAGVYGMFGLFFGLFGWGIKYASSQMLLSILSGIIILFFAFLPTKNKVNLLPGKINDLIVRAYQKVIGKQTWYYFILAGIFNALLPCAMILVALTAAGSIGSPSASFVFMVFFGIGTLPALAFVSFFKSAFLPRLRYKFQWTSRFFAVALAIVLIFRAFPGSHNHNIHQDSNISTCIVPK; encoded by the coding sequence ATGATCTTTGCTGCATTTCTACTGGGTCTTGCCAGTAGTATACATTGCATTGGTATGTGCGGACCTTTGGTTTTGATGTTGCCTTTTGGGAATACTTGGGACGGAAAAAGCTTACTTAGATTTTTTTTATATGGTATTTCCAAAGCTGGAGTTTATGGTATGTTCGGGTTATTTTTTGGTCTCTTTGGTTGGGGAATTAAATATGCCAGCAGTCAGATGCTTCTTTCAATATTATCTGGTATTATTATTTTGTTTTTTGCTTTTTTGCCTACTAAAAATAAAGTTAATTTGTTGCCCGGTAAAATCAATGATTTGATTGTGAGGGCTTACCAAAAAGTGATTGGCAAGCAGACATGGTACTATTTTATTTTGGCGGGTATTTTTAATGCGCTACTTCCATGTGCGATGATACTTGTTGCCTTGACTGCTGCTGGTTCGATTGGTTCTCCATCCGCGTCTTTTGTGTTCATGGTGTTTTTTGGTATAGGTACTTTGCCTGCTTTAGCTTTTGTATCTTTTTTTAAGTCAGCTTTTTTACCCAGACTTCGCTATAAATTTCAATGGACATCCAGATTTTTTGCTGTTGCATTGGCCATAGTATTGATATTCAGAGCATTTCCTGGATCTCATAATCATAATATACATCAAGATTCAAATATTAGTACATGTATAGTGCCAAAGTAA
- a CDS encoding Hsp20/alpha crystallin family protein: protein MTTKALTRSNDYFPVMFDDYLKPWTEWFTPSEVFSRSHTMPPANVTETKDEYVVSVAAPGLKKDDFKVDLDGNILTISSEKEEKKEEKEQKFTRKEYNYSAFSRSFTLPELVNKEKIAAKYENGVLKLHIPKKEEAKKALITKMIEVK from the coding sequence ATGACAACGAAAGCGTTAACAAGATCAAATGATTACTTCCCAGTAATGTTTGATGATTATTTAAAGCCTTGGACCGAATGGTTTACACCAAGTGAAGTATTCAGTCGTTCACATACTATGCCTCCAGCAAATGTAACTGAAACAAAAGATGAGTATGTTGTTTCAGTTGCTGCTCCAGGATTAAAGAAAGATGATTTCAAAGTAGACCTTGATGGAAATATACTAACTATCTCCAGCGAAAAAGAAGAGAAAAAAGAGGAGAAAGAACAAAAATTTACCCGCAAGGAATACAACTACTCTGCTTTTAGTAGAAGTTTTACTTTACCTGAATTAGTGAATAAAGAGAAAATCGCGGCTAAATATGAAAATGGTGTCCTAAAATTGCATATTCCTAAAAAAGAAGAAGCAAAAAAAGCTTTAATCACTAAAATGATTGAGGTTAAGTAA
- a CDS encoding DUF2267 domain-containing protein, producing MNFEQYAARGNEMINQLAQELDTPRDQAARILRSTLHALRNRLSIEENFDLLSQLPMMLKAIYVDGWKPAAKIYQSHHLDDFIDEIRSFDPHAAARDLGNNERAQYMVKGVVRILGQYVSQGEMNDVIGVLPAEIKDFFKSTLEENQLF from the coding sequence ATGAATTTTGAACAATACGCTGCAAGAGGTAACGAAATGATAAATCAACTTGCTCAGGAGTTAGATACTCCAAGAGATCAGGCAGCCAGAATCTTAAGATCGACACTACATGCACTTAGAAACAGGCTGTCAATTGAAGAGAATTTTGATCTGTTATCCCAATTACCTATGATGTTAAAAGCAATCTACGTAGATGGGTGGAAACCAGCTGCTAAAATATATCAAAGTCACCATTTAGATGATTTTATAGACGAAATAAGGTCATTTGATCCTCATGCTGCCGCAAGGGATTTAGGAAATAATGAAAGAGCCCAATATATGGTAAAAGGAGTAGTCCGTATATTAGGTCAATACGTAAGCCAGGGTGAGATGAATGATGTAATTGGGGTGTTGCCTGCTGAAATAAAAGATTTTTTTAAATCAACTTTGGAGGAGAATCAATTATTCTAA
- the ccoG gene encoding cytochrome c oxidase accessory protein CcoG yields MKNSEEETYRDIVSTVDEVGKRKWIYAHKPSGTLYNYRKYLSYVYLVLLVIVPFIKMNGNPLFLFDLVHGKFIVFGKLFLPQDFILFGLAMLTFLLFIIVFTLAYGRIFCGWVCPQTIFMEMVFRRIEYFIEGSASQQMRVNKGAWTTEILLKKILKHVIFFLVSFLIANIFLSYVIGVDALFQIISEPVKNHLAGFLAILLFSVVFYIVFAHVRELVCTVVCPYGRLQSVLLDKNSIVVAYNYLRGEPRARESRSRVDTAGDCIDCGLCVQVCPTGIDIRNGTQMECTNCTACIDACNLMMKKTGRAQDLILFTSENNIKESSRPKFTYRMAIYSFFLLVLLALMSFLLLERKSLDITVMRVSGQILQTNQDGTISNLYRMKIVNTSAVPQVINFHIDVPSAELLFIGNQLDTIKVGHSSEEMFFIKRLKKDIKIRKEDIRLSVSGNGKLLYKKKIAFIGFN; encoded by the coding sequence TTGAAAAACTCCGAAGAAGAAACCTATCGTGATATCGTATCTACTGTGGATGAAGTGGGCAAACGAAAATGGATCTATGCTCACAAACCATCAGGTACTTTATATAATTATAGGAAATACTTAAGTTATGTTTATTTAGTCTTATTGGTCATTGTTCCGTTTATAAAAATGAATGGGAATCCTTTATTTTTATTTGACCTTGTCCACGGAAAGTTTATTGTATTTGGCAAACTTTTTTTGCCGCAGGATTTTATCCTTTTTGGACTGGCCATGCTTACTTTTCTTTTATTTATTATAGTATTTACATTGGCTTATGGGCGTATATTTTGTGGATGGGTTTGCCCACAGACGATTTTTATGGAGATGGTCTTCAGGCGAATAGAATATTTTATTGAAGGTTCTGCTTCTCAACAAATGCGTGTGAATAAAGGTGCGTGGACTACAGAGATACTTTTGAAGAAGATACTCAAACATGTCATTTTTTTTCTTGTTTCTTTTTTGATTGCCAATATTTTTCTTTCTTATGTCATAGGAGTTGACGCATTGTTTCAAATAATCTCTGAGCCTGTTAAAAATCACTTAGCGGGTTTTTTAGCAATTCTTTTATTTTCAGTAGTTTTCTATATTGTTTTTGCACATGTGCGGGAGCTGGTTTGTACAGTGGTGTGTCCATATGGTAGACTTCAAAGTGTATTGTTAGATAAAAATTCTATTGTAGTCGCATATAATTATTTACGAGGAGAACCTCGAGCCAGGGAAAGCCGTAGCCGCGTCGATACTGCTGGTGATTGTATAGATTGCGGTTTGTGTGTGCAGGTTTGCCCAACAGGGATTGATATTCGAAACGGAACCCAGATGGAGTGTACGAATTGTACTGCCTGCATTGATGCTTGTAATCTAATGATGAAAAAGACTGGCAGAGCTCAAGACTTAATTTTATTTACCAGTGAAAATAATATTAAGGAGAGTAGTAGACCAAAATTTACGTATCGAATGGCTATCTATTCATTTTTTTTACTGGTTTTATTGGCACTTATGAGTTTTTTGCTTTTAGAAAGGAAAAGTTTGGATATTACTGTTATGCGGGTTTCGGGACAAATTTTACAGACCAATCAGGATGGAACCATTAGTAATTTGTACCGGATGAAGATCGTAAATACTTCTGCAGTACCACAGGTGATTAATTTTCATATTGATGTTCCTTCTGCTGAACTGTTATTTATAGGAAATCAATTGGATACGATAAAAGTAGGACATAGTTCGGAAGAAATGTTTTTTATAAAGCGTCTAAAAAAAGATATCAAGATTAGAAAGGAGGATATAAGACTGAGTGTATCAGGCAATGGTAAACTCCTTTACAAAAAGAAAATTGCATTTATCGGATTTAATTAA
- a CDS encoding response regulator: MKKILLIEDNNELRENTAEILELASYEVISAKDGKEGVARAYEIKPDLILCDIMMPVLDGYGVLHMIQKSTDLAHVPFIFLSAKSERSDLRKGMDLGADDYITKPFSGTELLTAVERRLAKHEMLKNELAPGLDGLDQILKLNNPNRDVLKELTADRNINKYKKKQIIYSEGNRPSRLYYILKGKVKVIKTNDDAKDLVVGLYNEGDFLGYTALFEGGNYTDSAEAIEDTELAIIPKEDFESLLNKDLPLLKKFTRLLAKNVAEQEDLLLSMAYNSLRKKVADALISLAKKYKKPKDDHFSIDISRDNLASIAGTATESLIRTLSDFKADNLIEITGSKITILNESKLAHLIN; encoded by the coding sequence ATGAAGAAGATTTTATTGATTGAAGATAACAACGAATTAAGAGAGAATACGGCTGAAATCCTCGAATTGGCATCTTATGAAGTTATTTCTGCAAAGGATGGAAAGGAAGGAGTAGCTAGAGCTTATGAAATAAAGCCTGACCTGATATTGTGTGATATCATGATGCCTGTACTGGATGGATATGGAGTCCTGCACATGATCCAGAAATCGACTGATCTGGCGCATGTCCCATTTATATTTTTGTCTGCCAAATCTGAAAGGTCAGATTTGCGCAAAGGAATGGATCTTGGTGCTGATGACTATATTACCAAACCATTTAGTGGTACAGAATTACTCACTGCTGTGGAGCGGAGACTGGCCAAACATGAAATGCTTAAGAATGAATTGGCACCTGGTTTGGATGGGCTGGATCAAATATTAAAACTTAATAATCCTAATCGGGATGTATTAAAAGAGCTTACGGCTGACAGAAACATCAATAAATATAAAAAGAAACAAATTATTTATTCGGAAGGAAACAGGCCTTCGAGACTATATTATATTCTGAAAGGTAAAGTCAAAGTGATTAAAACTAATGATGACGCCAAAGATTTAGTAGTAGGCTTGTATAATGAAGGCGACTTTTTGGGATATACCGCACTGTTCGAAGGAGGTAATTATACTGATAGTGCTGAAGCTATTGAAGATACGGAGCTCGCGATTATTCCTAAGGAGGATTTTGAAAGTTTGCTCAACAAAGACCTTCCATTGCTGAAAAAATTTACAAGACTACTGGCCAAAAATGTGGCAGAACAAGAAGACCTTTTGCTGTCCATGGCCTATAACAGTCTAAGGAAGAAGGTAGCTGATGCTTTAATATCTTTAGCAAAGAAGTATAAGAAACCTAAAGATGATCATTTTTCGATTGATATCTCCCGAGATAATCTGGCCAGTATTGCAGGTACCGCTACAGAGTCGCTTATACGTACATTAAGTGATTTTAAAGCGGACAATTTAATAGAGATCACCGGCAGTAAGATCACTATACTCAATGAATCTAAGCTGGCGCATCTTATAAATTGA
- a CDS encoding metal-dependent hydrolase, which yields MDSLTHLAIGACMGEVFAGKKLGNKSLLWGALAQSIPDIDFLGSLWLDTPSSLLAHRGFTHSILFVVLISLLFASLANHWHRPHNISFKRWLIFFGLVIGAHIFIDAFNNYGVGWFEPFNHTRISFNAIYVADPFFSIWPALGLIYILYNRFAFKKNYRAAVLTLGLSFCYLGYCLLNKSFIDHSVKRSMTSQNIVYKDYFTTPSPLQSWLWYIVAKVDSGYQVGFRSIFDSDNHVDFEYFPQNDSLLKFSSEHVEVDKLKLFSKGYYTVENWGDTLVFNDLRFGQMVGWQDPHQKFVFHYFLNHKADNTLVVQRGRFKYWDLNVAKNLVVRIFKH from the coding sequence TTGGATTCACTAACACATCTCGCAATCGGCGCCTGCATGGGGGAAGTCTTTGCCGGCAAAAAATTAGGAAACAAGTCGTTACTTTGGGGAGCTTTGGCACAGAGTATACCTGATATTGATTTTCTTGGATCGCTGTGGCTTGACACCCCAAGTAGTTTATTGGCACACAGAGGTTTTACACATTCGATTCTGTTTGTTGTACTGATTTCATTGCTTTTTGCTTCTTTGGCCAATCACTGGCATCGTCCTCACAATATTTCATTTAAAAGATGGCTGATTTTTTTTGGATTAGTGATTGGTGCACATATTTTTATCGACGCATTCAATAATTACGGAGTTGGTTGGTTTGAACCCTTTAATCATACCAGGATCAGTTTTAATGCGATCTATGTAGCCGATCCATTTTTTAGTATTTGGCCTGCATTAGGTTTGATCTATATACTTTACAACAGGTTTGCGTTCAAAAAAAATTATCGTGCTGCTGTGCTTACTTTAGGATTAAGTTTTTGTTATCTGGGCTATTGTTTGCTCAATAAATCTTTCATAGATCATTCAGTGAAGCGAAGTATGACGAGTCAAAATATAGTTTATAAGGATTATTTCACTACACCATCTCCACTGCAAAGTTGGTTGTGGTATATTGTTGCAAAGGTGGACTCAGGATACCAGGTGGGCTTTCGTTCCATATTTGATTCTGACAATCATGTGGACTTTGAATACTTTCCTCAAAATGATTCTTTGCTTAAGTTTTCCTCTGAACATGTTGAGGTAGATAAGCTTAAACTGTTTTCTAAAGGTTACTATACAGTTGAAAACTGGGGGGATACCCTGGTCTTCAATGATTTACGATTTGGTCAAATGGTTGGCTGGCAAGACCCTCATCAAAAATTTGTATTTCACTATTTTCTCAATCATAAAGCAGACAATACTTTGGTCGTTCAGAGGGGTAGATTCAAGTATTGGGATTTGAATGTTGCGAAAAATCTGGTTGTACGGATTTTCAAACATTAA
- a CDS encoding phospholipase: MIPLLKQRHHTSKYSFNTSLSFVPGGRPYFDLIANLIDTASLSIHVQCYIFDEDRTGTMIAEKLIMAANRGVSVYILVDGYASQNLSKLFIEKIRSAGIKFKFFEPLLKSKYFYFGRRLHHKIVVIDTVKAVIGGLNISDKYNDFPSKAGWLDFALLVEGEVAKELCILCWKTWNGYPINMELTPCESVPTPKMVFKGPTPLIRMIRNDWIRRKVQISDVYNHMFRTAKKEIIILSSYFIPGNLLRTLISKAINRGVNVKVVSAGYSDVKIAKDAERWLYDWLLRNNTELYEYQKNVLHGKLGICDGEWFTLGSYNINDLSAHASIELNLEVIDTPLTQEFRSIINQIIKEDCIQITLEGYKKTKNVFKQLKQWFAFEILRMLYYVFTFYIHQRK; this comes from the coding sequence ATGATTCCACTATTGAAGCAAAGGCATCACACTTCAAAATATTCTTTTAACACTTCGCTTTCTTTTGTACCAGGCGGCAGACCTTACTTTGACCTAATCGCCAATTTAATAGACACTGCTTCGTTGTCGATTCATGTGCAGTGTTATATATTTGATGAAGACCGAACCGGTACTATGATTGCTGAAAAACTTATAATGGCAGCTAATCGCGGGGTATCTGTATACATCCTGGTAGATGGGTATGCATCTCAAAATCTGAGCAAACTTTTTATCGAAAAAATAAGATCGGCCGGTATTAAATTTAAATTTTTCGAACCCCTTTTAAAAAGTAAATATTTCTATTTTGGCAGAAGGCTGCATCATAAGATCGTAGTCATAGATACTGTAAAAGCCGTCATTGGAGGCCTAAACATTAGCGACAAATACAATGATTTTCCTTCCAAAGCCGGATGGCTGGACTTTGCCTTGTTGGTCGAAGGAGAAGTTGCCAAAGAATTGTGTATTCTATGTTGGAAGACCTGGAACGGCTACCCAATAAATATGGAACTTACACCTTGTGAGTCAGTACCTACTCCCAAAATGGTCTTCAAAGGACCGACCCCTTTAATCCGGATGATTCGGAATGACTGGATCAGAAGAAAAGTCCAGATTTCGGATGTTTATAATCATATGTTTAGAACTGCAAAGAAAGAAATCATCATTTTGAGCAGTTATTTTATACCAGGCAACCTACTTAGAACACTCATATCTAAAGCCATCAACAGAGGAGTAAATGTAAAAGTAGTTTCCGCTGGATATTCGGATGTCAAAATAGCTAAAGATGCCGAAAGATGGCTTTATGATTGGCTCCTCAGAAACAATACCGAATTGTATGAATATCAAAAGAATGTACTTCATGGTAAGCTAGGCATCTGTGATGGTGAATGGTTTACCTTAGGTTCTTATAATATAAATGATCTCAGTGCACATGCAAGCATAGAACTAAATCTAGAAGTAATCGATACTCCACTCACTCAGGAGTTTAGATCCATTATCAACCAAATTATCAAAGAGGACTGCATTCAAATAACTCTGGAAGGCTATAAAAAGACTAAAAACGTATTTAAACAACTTAAACAATGGTTTGCCTTTGAAATATTACGGATGCTATATTACGTATTCACTTTTTATATCCATCAACGAAAATAA
- a CDS encoding PAS domain S-box protein, whose protein sequence is MPDNEVLKVIKEQGFKAFFDYASIGIIMVNSRLEILLANQFAGKIFGYESSELLGERIDILIPGRFHTAHESHREKYLINPQNRPMGLGEDLFGKRKDGSEFPVEISLGPYKLNGDVYIISFISDITVRKSNEDSIVKLNEELERKVLARTEDLDDAIKKLQRQVKETEAARVELTKSLDKEKELNTLKSRFVSMASHEFRTPLSTITSSAYLLQKYVTTEDQPKREKHLERIFTSVNTLNDILEDFLSVGKIEEGKTAVKYLELNIVDILQGLINQISPILKKNQNIVYVHHGPELINTDPALLKHIVINLISNAIKFSNENSTIEIKSINTDESWFLHIQDQGIGISETDQRNLYERFFRGNNASHIQGTGLGLHIVAKYVQLMKGEIVCHSMVDKGSEFVVSFPNKIVH, encoded by the coding sequence ATGCCCGATAATGAAGTATTAAAAGTTATAAAAGAACAAGGCTTTAAAGCTTTCTTTGACTATGCTTCAATAGGAATCATTATGGTTAATAGCCGTCTTGAAATTTTGCTGGCTAATCAGTTTGCAGGAAAGATTTTTGGCTATGAATCTTCAGAGCTACTTGGAGAAAGGATTGACATTTTAATTCCCGGGAGGTTCCATACGGCACATGAATCCCATCGTGAAAAATATTTAATAAATCCCCAAAACAGGCCGATGGGTTTGGGGGAAGATCTATTTGGCAAAAGGAAAGATGGCAGCGAGTTTCCAGTAGAGATATCTTTAGGGCCATACAAACTAAATGGCGATGTGTATATCATTTCTTTTATAAGCGATATTACTGTCCGCAAATCAAATGAAGATTCTATAGTAAAATTGAACGAGGAATTGGAACGGAAAGTTTTGGCGCGTACTGAAGATTTAGATGATGCTATTAAAAAGCTGCAAAGACAAGTAAAGGAGACCGAAGCAGCCAGGGTAGAACTTACAAAATCATTGGATAAAGAGAAGGAATTAAATACCCTGAAATCGCGATTTGTATCTATGGCGTCGCATGAGTTCCGAACTCCATTAAGTACGATCACCTCATCAGCATATTTGTTGCAAAAGTATGTAACCACCGAAGATCAACCCAAAAGAGAAAAACACCTTGAAAGGATATTTACTTCAGTGAATACACTGAATGATATTCTCGAAGACTTTTTGAGCGTAGGTAAAATAGAAGAAGGAAAAACTGCCGTCAAGTACCTTGAGCTTAACATTGTAGATATATTACAAGGATTGATCAATCAAATATCACCCATATTAAAAAAGAATCAAAATATAGTTTATGTGCATCATGGACCGGAATTAATCAACACAGATCCGGCTTTATTAAAACATATAGTGATCAATTTGATTTCCAATGCAATTAAGTTTTCAAATGAAAATTCAACAATAGAGATTAAAAGTATTAATACGGATGAGTCATGGTTCTTGCATATTCAAGACCAGGGTATCGGTATTAGCGAAACTGATCAAAGGAATTTGTATGAGAGGTTTTTCAGGGGAAACAATGCGTCTCATATCCAGGGTACGGGCCTGGGACTTCACATTGTGGCTAAGTATGTGCAGTTAATGAAAGGAGAAATAGTATGCCATAGTATGGTAGACAAGGGCAGCGAATTTGTTGTTTCCTTCCCTAATAAAATAGTCCATTAA
- a CDS encoding FixH family protein, with product MRKYFNAGSFILLGGLLFIIFIFILMIDFAKRDSSLVAENYYQREINYSAHQQAVTNFDSIDSLVEFSFDDNSLELRILPKVNQALISGFVYFYCPSDKEKDFLYAIEPNGTALYKFPRPSDKISYLLKVQLQDKTTTYYKEFKI from the coding sequence ATGAGAAAATATTTCAACGCGGGTTCTTTCATCTTGTTGGGTGGCTTGTTATTTATTATATTTATTTTTATTCTTATGATTGATTTTGCAAAGCGAGATTCGTCTTTGGTTGCTGAGAACTATTATCAACGTGAGATCAATTATAGTGCTCATCAGCAAGCGGTAACTAATTTTGATTCTATTGATTCTTTGGTTGAGTTTTCTTTTGATGACAATAGCTTGGAATTGAGGATATTGCCTAAAGTCAATCAAGCATTAATAAGTGGATTCGTGTATTTCTATTGTCCATCTGACAAAGAAAAGGATTTCCTCTATGCTATTGAGCCAAATGGAACGGCGTTATATAAATTCCCTCGTCCATCTGACAAGATTTCTTATTTGTTAAAAGTTCAATTACAAGATAAGACGACGACCTATTATAAAGAATTTAAAATCTAA